A window from Symphalangus syndactylus isolate Jambi chromosome 22, NHGRI_mSymSyn1-v2.1_pri, whole genome shotgun sequence encodes these proteins:
- the LOC129472719 gene encoding bromodomain and WD repeat-containing protein 1-like: protein MAEPLSAQRPVHIAESELYFLIARYLLAGSCWRAAQVLVPELAQCQLLPKGLDWESNQHNRSYEELVLPSKDVAPDHVLQICQRIGPMLDEEITAGREIPPSISRVTSLFGAGRQSLLLTAKGNLI, encoded by the exons ATGGCAGAGCCCTTGTCTGCCCAACGCCCAGTGCATATCGCGGAGTCGGAGCTGTACTTCCTCATCGCCCGGTACCTATTGGCGGGCTCGTGTTGGAGAGCGGCCCAGGTACTGGTGCCGGAGCTGGCGCAGTGCCAGTTGTTGCCCAAGGGATTGGACTGGGAGAGCAACCAGCACAACAGGAGCTACGAGGAATTGGTCTTGCCCAGTAAAGATGTGGCTCCTGATCATGTATTGCAAATCTGCCAGCGCATTGGTCCTATGTTGGATGAAGAAattacggctgggcgcg aaattccacccAGTATTTCAAGAGTCACTTCTTTGTTTGGTGCAGGAAGGCAGTCTTTGCTACTTACAGCAAAAGGTAACTTAATTTGA